One genomic segment of Gossypium arboreum isolate Shixiya-1 chromosome 3, ASM2569848v2, whole genome shotgun sequence includes these proteins:
- the LOC108478919 gene encoding LOW QUALITY PROTEIN: potassium transporter 11 (The sequence of the model RefSeq protein was modified relative to this genomic sequence to represent the inferred CDS: inserted 2 bases in 1 codon; substituted 1 base at 1 genomic stop codon), which yields MEMGSRTEVDEDGDNNKGRMWDLDQQFDRSIEEEAGRLKNMYTEKVLNRVFTNISLLLLRLAFQSLGVVYGDLGTSPHVFYNTFPEEIVDPEDVVGALSLIIYSLTLIPLLKYVFVVCKANDNGQGGTFALYXLLCRHANVKNIPDQHRTDEELTTYSCCTLIHEKSFAAKTKRWLEKDTYRKNALLILVLFGTCNVIGDGILTPAISVLSASGGLKVAHPRMSNGVILVVAVVILVGLFSMQHYGTDKVSWLFAPIVLLWFITIGGIGAYNIWKYGSSVLKAFSPVYIFRYFKRRRRDGWTSLGGIMLSITGTEALFADLAHFPVSAVQLAFTVVVFPCLLLAYSGQAAYLFNKGDHVIDPFYRSIPGCIYWPVFVIATLAAIVASQAAISATYSIVKQALAHGXFPRVKVVHTSKNFLGQIYVPDINWILMVLCIFVTAGFKNQSQIANAYGTAVVLVMLVTTVLMTLIMILVWRSHWIIVTLFTGLSLVVECTYFSAVLFKMDQGGWVPLVIASAFLLIMYVWHYGTVKRYELEMHGKVSMAWILGLGPSLGLVRVPGTGLVYTELASGVPHIFSHFITNLPAIHSVLVFVCVKYLPVYTVPEEERFFVKRVGPKNFHMFRCIARYGYKDLHKKDDDFEKKLFDNLFLFVRLESMMEGCSDSEEYSWSEPPSEHSRDGNEWGNTMVSSSVNTTVVSYMNMGQISRSQTEMDELEFLNRCREAGVVHILGNTMVRARKDARFYKRIAIDYIYAFLRKICRENSAIFNVPHESLLNVGQIIYV from the exons ATGGAGATGGGTTCAAGGACGGAGGTTGATGAAGATGGTGACAACAACAAGGGAAGAATGTGGGATTTGGATCAGCAGTTTGATCGGTCAATTGAGGAGGAGGCTGGGAGGCTGAAAAACATGTATACGGAGAAGGTATTAAATCGAGTTTTTA CAAACATCTCATTATTGCTGCTGCGGCTTGCTTTCCAAAGTCTTGGAGTGGTTTATGGTGACTTGGGCACTTCTCCCCATGTTTTCTACAATACATTTCCTGAGGAAATTGTAGATCCAGAGGATGTTGTTGGAGCTCTTTCATTGATCATATACTCCCTCACACTTATCCCGCTCCTCAAGTATGTGTTTGTTGTGTGTAAAGCAAATGACAACGGTCAAG GTGGAACATTTGCTCTATA TTTGCTTTGTAGACATGCAAACGTAAAAAACATTCCTGATCAACACAGGACCGATGAGGAGCTTACAACTTATAGTTGTTGTACATTAATTCATGAAAAATCATTTGCTGCTAAAACAAAGAGATGGCTGGAGAAAGATACATACAGGAAGAATGCGCTTCTGATTCTTGTCCTGTTCGGTACATGCAATGTCATTGGCGATGGAATACTCACTCCCGCAATATCAG TTCTTTCAGCATCTGGAGGCCTCAAGGTGGCCCATCCACGCATGAGCAATG GTGTTATTTTGGTTGTCGCTGTGGTAATATTAGTAGGTCTGTTTAGCATGCAACACTATGGTACGGATAAAGTTAGCTGGCTCTTTGCCCCGATTGTGCTCCTTTGGTTTATTACGATCGGAGGCATTGGCGCATATAATATTTGGAAATACGGAAGCAGTGTTTTGAAAGCGTTTTCACCTGTATACATATTCCGATATTTTAAGAGGAGACGGAGGGATGGGTGGACCTCCCTTGGGGGGATTATGCTTAGTATAACAG GTACGGAGGCGCTTTTTGCTGATCTAGCCCATTTTCCAGTTTCGGCTGTGCAGCTTGCTTTTACTGTAGTTGTATTCCCTTGCCTGCTCCTAGCGTATTCTGGACAAGCAGCCTACCTCTTTAATAAAGGTGACCATGTGATTGATCCATTTTATCGCTCTATCCCAG GTTGCATATATTGGCCTGTTTTTGTTATTGCTACTCTTGCTGCTATAGTTGCAAGTCAGGCCGCCATATCAGCAACATATTCAATTGTTAAACAAGCCCTTGCACATGGTTGATTTCCACGAGTGAAGGTTGTGCATACGTCAAAGAATTTCCTTGGGCAGATATATGTTCCAGATATTAATTGGATCCTCATGGTCCTATGCATTTTTGTTACTGCTGGATTCAAGAACCAAAGCCAAATTGCAAATGCTTATG GGACAGCTGTGGTGCTCGTGATGTTGGTAACCACGGTACTTATGACTTTAATCATGATACTGGTGTGGCGCAGCCATTGGATTATTGTGACCCTGTTCACAGGCTTGTCCTTGGTAGTAGAGTGCACATACTTCTCTGCAGTACTGTTCAAGATGGATCAAGGAGGGTGGGTTCCCCTTGTTATTGCATCAGCCTTTCTGCTGATCATGTATGTGTGGCATTACGGAACAGTGAAACGATATGAGTTAGAGATGCATGGTAAGGTTTCAATGGCATGGATTCTTGGGCTTGGACCTAGTTTGGGACTAGTACGGGTTCCGGGAACGGGACTAGTGTACACAGAGCTAGCAAGTGGCGTACCCCACATATTTTCCCACTTCATCACCAACCTACCAGCCATCCATTCGGTGCTTGTTTTCGTGTGTGTCAAGTACCTTCCCGTCTACACTGTTCCGGAAGAAGAGAGGTTTTTTGTAAAGCGGGTTGGACCCAAGAACTTCCACATGTTCCGTTGTATAGCTAGGTATGGGTACAAAGACCTTCACAAGAAAGACGATGATTTTGAGAAAAAGCTGTTTGATAACCTATTCTTGTTTGTGCGACTGGAGTCGATGATGGAAGGGTGTTCGGATTCAGAAGAATATAGCTGGTCTGAGCCGCCGAGCGAGCACTCTAGAGACGGCAATGAGTGGGGGAACACCATGGTCTCCTCCAGTGTTAATACCACAGTGGTGTCATATATGAATATGGGACAAATAAGTAGAAGCCAGACGGAGATGGATGAGTTAGAATTCCTCAACAGGTGTAGGGAGGCAGGGGTGGTGCACATTCTTGGAAATACTATGGTGAGGGCAAGAAAGGATGCTAGATTTTACAAGAGAATAGCTATTGATTATATTTATGCTTTTCTTAGGAAGATATGTAGGGAAAATAGTGCGATTTTTAATGTTCCTCACGAGAGTCTGTTGAACGTAGGACAAATTATTTATGTGTAA
- the LOC108478940 gene encoding uncharacterized protein LOC108478940 translates to MNPSLSPPFVYFIKSSKPNKLERERMAQIWLLWCPKNSCTTKSGGATGRSSFSSKTSGVKNGCCCSRVLVKILRKVKKQSKEMVRSAGASRQSSFQCRYDPLSYSLNFDRSGCGSAVDDDVYYQMYAFSSRFAANPRRTPLAASHTQSAIAST, encoded by the coding sequence ATGAACCCCTCACTCTCACCACCTTTTGTTTATTTCATAAAATCCTCAAAACCCAACAAGCTAGAAAGAGAAAGGATGGCACAAATATGGCTTCTTTGGTGCCCCAAAAACAGCTGCACCACCAAAAGCGGGGGTGCCACGGGTAGGAGCAGCTTCAGCAGTAAAACGTCAGGGGTCAAAAATGGGTGTTGTTGCAGTAGAGTTCTAGTAAAGATTTTGAGGAAGGTGAAGAAACAGAGCAAAGAGATGGTACGCAGTGCAGGAGCAAGTAGGCAAAGTTCATTCCAGTGTCGGTATGACCCCTTGAGCTATTCTCTAAACTTCGATAGAAGCGGATGTGGGAGCGCTGTAGATGATGATGTTTACTATCAGATGTATGCTTTCTCTTCAAGGTTTGCGGCCAACCCGAGAAGAACCCCTCTTGCTGCTTCTCATACTCAATCTGCTATTGCTTctacttaa